In Clostridium sp. SY8519, one genomic interval encodes:
- a CDS encoding VWA-like domain-containing protein, with protein MQKQNQEELYKYKRRLAAQIMDYVRDQLIVALPFFHRAILKMPVEFYGIRDDGAGNQLPAGMGTDGVSAFVHQDRALELFRQEKERLPRIYLHMLLHCIYSHPFSYEQMRKEYWDFAADAAVEHTILEMRRQEFTLQEDELRRRKIEALKQRAGSMTAENVYHYLYTHPEEAEELLRDSSLFCQDIHQFWIPDSTAAHRRKYEKNPHPGINKISQDWKKLGQSVKLDIQVFEKNQGLAPGSLSENLQEVVRDRYNYEEFLRKFAVTNEEIHINHEEFDYIYYTYGMERYGNMPLIEPLEYRETKKVHDFVIAIDTSGSCQGSTVRNFLSRTYSILKSTRSFFHEVNIHVIQCDAKVQSDVKLTSDEEFEAYMKEIRISGFGGTDFRPVFQHVDQMIREGEFTDLRGLIYFTDGMGTFPERMPSYQTAFVFVSDWNKIPKIPAWAIKLVLRDEDFQEDDWKKGVLQE; from the coding sequence ATGCAGAAACAGAACCAGGAAGAACTGTATAAGTACAAGCGGCGTCTGGCCGCGCAGATCATGGATTATGTCCGGGACCAGCTGATCGTGGCCCTGCCCTTTTTTCACAGGGCGATTCTGAAAATGCCCGTGGAATTTTATGGAATCCGGGATGACGGGGCAGGCAATCAGCTTCCGGCGGGCATGGGTACGGACGGAGTTTCCGCGTTCGTCCATCAGGACCGGGCGCTGGAGCTGTTCCGGCAGGAGAAGGAGCGGCTGCCCAGAATCTATCTGCACATGCTGCTGCACTGTATTTACAGCCATCCCTTTTCCTATGAGCAGATGCGGAAGGAATACTGGGATTTTGCGGCGGATGCCGCGGTGGAACATACGATTCTTGAGATGCGCCGCCAGGAATTCACCCTGCAGGAGGATGAACTGCGCCGCAGAAAAATCGAGGCGCTGAAGCAGCGCGCAGGCAGTATGACAGCAGAGAATGTGTACCATTATCTGTATACACATCCGGAAGAAGCGGAGGAACTTCTGCGGGACAGCAGCCTGTTTTGTCAGGACATTCATCAGTTCTGGATTCCGGACAGCACTGCTGCGCACAGACGGAAGTATGAGAAGAATCCCCATCCCGGCATAAACAAAATCAGTCAGGACTGGAAAAAGCTGGGACAGAGCGTCAAGCTGGACATTCAGGTGTTTGAAAAAAACCAGGGACTGGCCCCGGGATCTTTATCGGAAAATCTGCAGGAAGTGGTGCGGGACCGGTACAATTACGAGGAATTTCTGAGGAAATTCGCGGTTACCAATGAAGAGATTCATATCAACCATGAGGAATTTGACTATATTTATTATACCTACGGAATGGAGCGGTACGGCAATATGCCGCTGATCGAACCGCTGGAATACCGGGAAACCAAGAAAGTGCACGATTTTGTCATTGCCATTGACACATCCGGGTCCTGCCAGGGATCTACCGTACGCAACTTTCTGTCCCGGACCTATTCCATTTTGAAAAGCACCCGGAGCTTTTTCCATGAGGTAAATATCCATGTGATTCAGTGCGACGCGAAAGTACAGTCCGATGTGAAGCTTACCAGCGACGAGGAGTTTGAAGCTTATATGAAAGAAATCCGGATTTCCGGATTCGGCGGCACGGATTTCCGTCCGGTGTTTCAGCATGTGGATCAGATGATCCGCGAAGGGGAATTTACCGACTTGCGGGGGCTGATTTATTTTACGGACGGCATGGGAACGTTTCCCGAACGGATGCCGTCCTATCAGACAGCATTTGTCTTTGTCAGCGATTGGAACAAAATACCGAAGATCCCTGCCTGGGCCATAAAGCTGGTGCTCAGGGATGAGGATTTTCAGGAGGATGACTGGAAAAAAGGAGTATTGCAGGAGTGA
- a CDS encoding AAA family ATPase: MNIKEAKNQIEQAVKIYLTKDEYGNYRIPLEKQRPVFLVGAPGIGKTAIMEQIARKLDIALVSYSMTHHTRQSAIGLPFIVHKSYGGEEFDVSMYTMSEIIASVYESMEKSGKKEGILFLDEINCVSETLGPSMLQFLQYKTFGNHAVPRGWVVVTAGNPPEFNRSVREFDVVTLDRLKVLEVEPDYDEWKIYAQQNSLHKAILTYLDIKKEDFYEIENTVDGKNYVTARGWEDLSQAITLYEENGFPVDETLVSQYIHNKRITGEFSAYYELYNKYRTDYQIQDILTGTASAMVQKRAQKASFDERISIMGLLLEALLPQIKANIAEEEDLKLLLPRLRSMKEKLSAADQGTKRGFVTDALDALNEELAAEMQTGEAGSGLTEEQRRSYQYRMAFAAAVSRQIRLENPAEETGAFQILSGQYAKRVEAMQKESALISAKLSELFRFVEQTFGDGNEMLILVTELTVNYSSAKFIAEHGCDAYYRYNKKFLLYERNRELMDELNALAEREKSGEDLMI, encoded by the coding sequence GTGAATATAAAAGAAGCGAAAAATCAGATTGAACAGGCGGTAAAGATCTATCTGACGAAAGATGAGTACGGAAATTACAGGATTCCGCTGGAAAAACAGCGGCCGGTGTTTCTGGTCGGCGCGCCGGGCATCGGCAAAACGGCAATCATGGAACAGATTGCCAGAAAGCTGGATATTGCCCTGGTATCCTATTCCATGACCCATCATACGAGACAGAGTGCCATCGGTCTGCCGTTTATCGTACACAAATCCTATGGCGGCGAAGAATTTGATGTCTCCATGTATACCATGAGTGAAATCATAGCTTCTGTCTATGAAAGCATGGAAAAGAGCGGGAAAAAAGAGGGGATTCTTTTCCTGGACGAGATCAACTGTGTTTCGGAGACTCTGGGACCCTCCATGCTGCAGTTCCTGCAGTACAAGACCTTCGGCAACCATGCGGTACCCCGGGGCTGGGTTGTGGTAACTGCCGGGAATCCGCCGGAATTTAACCGCTCGGTGCGCGAATTCGATGTAGTGACCCTGGATCGTCTGAAAGTCCTGGAAGTGGAGCCGGATTATGACGAATGGAAGATCTATGCGCAGCAGAACAGTCTGCACAAGGCGATTCTCACCTATCTGGATATTAAGAAGGAAGACTTCTATGAGATTGAAAATACGGTGGACGGGAAGAACTATGTGACGGCCCGGGGCTGGGAGGATCTGTCCCAGGCGATCACTCTCTACGAGGAAAACGGTTTTCCTGTGGATGAGACCCTGGTGAGCCAGTATATTCACAACAAGCGGATCACCGGCGAGTTTTCCGCCTATTATGAACTGTATAACAAATACCGCACCGACTATCAGATCCAGGATATTCTCACCGGGACTGCCAGCGCCATGGTACAGAAACGCGCCCAAAAAGCTTCTTTTGATGAACGGATCTCCATTATGGGACTGCTCCTGGAAGCCCTGCTTCCGCAGATCAAGGCCAATATTGCGGAAGAAGAAGATCTCAAGCTGCTGCTGCCCCGGCTGCGGTCTATGAAAGAAAAACTGTCTGCCGCGGATCAGGGAACAAAACGGGGCTTTGTGACGGATGCGCTGGACGCCCTGAACGAAGAGCTGGCGGCCGAGATGCAGACCGGGGAAGCCGGAAGCGGACTGACGGAAGAGCAGCGCAGAAGCTATCAGTACCGGATGGCATTCGCCGCAGCCGTCAGCCGGCAGATCCGTCTGGAAAACCCTGCGGAAGAGACAGGAGCGTTCCAGATCCTGTCCGGACAGTACGCAAAACGGGTGGAGGCCATGCAGAAGGAATCCGCCCTGATTTCCGCCAAGCTGTCCGAACTGTTCCGGTTTGTGGAGCAGACCTTCGGAGACGGCAACGAGATGCTGATCCTGGTGACAGAACTGACGGTAAATTACAGCAGCGCGAAATTTATTGCGGAACACGGCTGCGACGCATATTACAGATACAATAAGAAGTTTCTGCTCTATGAACGCAACCGGGAGCTGATGGACGAGCTGAATGCGCTGGCAGAACGGGAGAAATCCGGAGAGGATCTGATGATCTGA
- a CDS encoding leucine-rich repeat domain-containing protein, with the protein MNDQFEYEKTDRGIRLTKYIGNAAEVALPTEIDGEPVTILGSHAFFENGMDIRRILVPGTVKVIEAYACEFCLGLRELRLAEGVEELHQGFLVVSQQQELYIPSTVRLIEAPDELGTALRISPKNPWYHTDGYALYRRTEDGGLALEAVRNGAQRQEYEIPEGVTQIRAHAFDSQTALRRLTIPSTMREMAEGVLVDFRNPFNEESGITELILSPDNTSYFMEESGLYRHLPEGGLELIRYFGDQQDVIPAPEIRVIGRGAFAKSRIRRITIPSTIEKIYGEAFADCPLETVFFQAAEMEIFFPSIHPYLLKNALKGFGANGKLYDFSFYDRVLEDPSLNPEKVRMILCRLKYPENLPETVRETYIENLSEHVEQIAARQAEKKDLDGLKQMAEQGFFTAANVDRVIEILNRAHWQEGLTAVMNYKNDTIGNQAFDFSL; encoded by the coding sequence ATGAATGACCAGTTTGAATATGAGAAGACGGACCGCGGCATCCGGCTGACAAAATATATCGGAAACGCGGCAGAAGTGGCGCTGCCCACGGAAATAGACGGCGAACCGGTGACAATTCTCGGAAGCCACGCGTTTTTTGAAAACGGGATGGATATCCGCAGGATTCTGGTCCCGGGCACTGTGAAAGTGATCGAAGCGTATGCCTGCGAATTCTGCCTTGGGCTTCGGGAACTCCGCTTAGCGGAGGGTGTGGAGGAACTGCACCAGGGCTTTCTGGTGGTGAGCCAGCAGCAGGAGCTGTATATTCCCTCTACGGTACGCCTGATTGAGGCGCCGGATGAGCTGGGTACCGCCCTGCGGATTTCCCCGAAGAACCCCTGGTACCATACGGACGGATATGCCCTGTACCGCCGGACGGAAGACGGCGGGCTGGCCCTGGAAGCGGTGCGAAACGGGGCGCAGCGGCAGGAATATGAGATTCCGGAGGGCGTGACACAGATCAGGGCCCATGCCTTTGACAGCCAGACGGCGCTGCGCCGTCTGACCATTCCTTCCACGATGCGGGAGATGGCAGAAGGGGTTCTGGTGGATTTCCGGAATCCCTTCAACGAAGAAAGCGGCATAACGGAACTGATCCTTTCCCCGGACAACACCAGTTATTTTATGGAAGAAAGCGGTCTGTACCGGCATCTGCCGGAGGGCGGTCTGGAGCTGATCCGTTATTTCGGCGACCAGCAGGACGTCATACCGGCGCCGGAAATCCGGGTGATCGGACGGGGTGCCTTTGCCAAATCCAGGATCCGCAGGATTACTATTCCGTCCACCATAGAAAAAATATACGGGGAAGCTTTTGCGGACTGTCCGCTGGAAACCGTATTTTTTCAGGCGGCGGAAATGGAGATTTTCTTCCCCAGCATTCACCCCTATCTGCTGAAAAACGCGCTGAAAGGGTTTGGCGCAAACGGAAAATTATATGATTTTTCCTTCTATGACCGGGTGCTGGAGGATCCTTCCCTGAACCCGGAAAAAGTCCGTATGATTCTCTGCCGGCTGAAATATCCGGAAAATCTGCCGGAAACAGTCAGGGAGACCTATATCGAAAACCTTTCCGAACATGTGGAGCAGATTGCTGCCAGACAGGCGGAGAAAAAGGACCTGGACGGATTAAAGCAGATGGCGGAGCAGGGTTTTTTCACCGCGGCCAATGTGGACCGTGTTATAGAGATCCTGAACCGGGCGCACTGGCAGGAAGGGCTGACAGCCGTTATGAACTACAAAAATGATACCATTGGAAATCAGGCGTTTGATTTTTCCCTGTAG
- the larE gene encoding ATP-dependent sacrificial sulfur transferase LarE, with protein MNDIHAKQEALKAYLKELGSVAVAFSSGVDSTYLLKIAKETLGDQVIAVTARSCSFPRRELLEAEAFCEKEGIRHFIVDSEELEIEGFAQNPANRCYLCKHELFEEIRQIAREQGMQYVAEGSNMDDNGDYRPGLQAVAELEIKSPLRHAELYKEEIRALSKELELSTWNKQSFACLSSRFVYGETITEEKLGMVDRAEQLLLDLGFHQIRVRIHGTIARIEIDPSEFPKLIQEETRRLVTEQLKSFGFTYVTMDLNGYRTGSMNETLTDQKPEA; from the coding sequence ATGAATGACATTCACGCGAAACAGGAAGCACTGAAGGCATATTTGAAAGAACTGGGCAGTGTGGCGGTGGCATTTTCCAGCGGGGTGGATTCCACCTATCTGCTGAAAATAGCCAAGGAAACACTGGGCGATCAGGTGATTGCAGTCACTGCCCGTTCCTGCTCGTTCCCAAGACGGGAACTGCTGGAGGCAGAGGCGTTCTGTGAGAAGGAGGGGATCCGCCATTTTATCGTGGATTCCGAAGAACTGGAAATCGAAGGATTTGCCCAGAATCCGGCAAACCGCTGCTATCTGTGCAAGCATGAACTGTTTGAGGAGATCCGTCAGATCGCCCGGGAACAGGGAATGCAGTATGTGGCAGAGGGATCCAATATGGATGACAACGGGGACTACCGGCCCGGCCTGCAGGCAGTGGCGGAACTGGAAATCAAGAGCCCGCTGCGCCATGCGGAATTATACAAAGAAGAGATTCGCGCGCTTTCGAAGGAACTGGAGCTGTCCACCTGGAACAAACAGTCCTTTGCCTGCCTGTCCTCCCGCTTCGTATATGGGGAGACGATTACCGAGGAGAAGCTGGGCATGGTGGACCGGGCGGAACAGCTGCTGCTGGATCTGGGATTTCATCAGATCCGGGTGCGGATTCACGGGACAATTGCCCGGATCGAAATCGATCCTTCGGAATTTCCGAAGCTGATTCAGGAGGAAACCCGCAGGCTTGTGACCGAACAGCTGAAATCTTTCGGCTTTACTTATGTCACAATGGATCTGAACGGTTATCGGACCGGAAGTATGAATGAGACACTGACTGACCAGAAGCCGGAGGCCTGA
- a CDS encoding ABC transporter substrate-binding protein, producing MKKRIITIALTAAMAAGLAACGSSGTGSSSTGGSAGAEGSAKAETTGKHYTIGIDQSLEHQSLDKATKGFEAAVNKKFGKDNVTIDLQNAQNEAANNATICNGFVSSKVDLILANATPALQAASQATADIPVLGTSVTDYGEALGIDDFSGKTGTNVSGTSDLAPIDQQEHIFKELLPDAKNIAILYCSAEPNSIVQAKSFEKYAKKDGFQVKVYTAADSNEIQSVTTKACQECDALYIPTDNTFAAAIETVKNVVKPAKKPLVTGWGDVDAGIAAVSIDYYELGYQTGEMAYEILANGKKPGDMEVQTAKSTQKTYNKELCKELGIKVPDGYTAA from the coding sequence ATGAAGAAAAGAATCATTACCATTGCGTTAACAGCGGCTATGGCAGCCGGTCTGGCAGCCTGCGGCAGCAGCGGCACAGGCAGTTCTTCCACAGGCGGATCCGCGGGGGCTGAGGGTTCCGCGAAAGCGGAGACCACCGGCAAACATTACACCATCGGAATTGACCAGTCCCTGGAGCACCAGTCTCTGGACAAGGCCACCAAGGGGTTTGAAGCAGCGGTCAACAAGAAATTCGGCAAAGACAATGTTACCATTGACCTGCAGAATGCCCAGAATGAAGCGGCTAACAACGCCACCATCTGCAACGGATTTGTATCCAGCAAGGTGGACCTGATTCTGGCCAACGCCACACCGGCGCTGCAGGCAGCATCTCAGGCCACTGCGGATATTCCGGTACTCGGCACATCCGTTACCGATTACGGCGAGGCACTGGGCATCGATGATTTCAGCGGCAAGACCGGCACCAATGTATCCGGCACTTCCGATCTGGCACCCATCGACCAGCAGGAGCACATCTTCAAGGAACTGCTTCCGGATGCCAAAAACATCGCGATTCTGTACTGCTCCGCAGAGCCGAACTCCATCGTACAGGCCAAGAGCTTTGAAAAATATGCCAAAAAAGACGGATTCCAGGTAAAAGTATACACAGCGGCAGATTCCAACGAGATCCAGTCCGTTACCACCAAGGCATGCCAGGAGTGTGACGCGCTTTATATCCCGACAGACAATACCTTTGCGGCAGCTATTGAGACAGTGAAAAATGTAGTGAAGCCGGCAAAGAAACCTCTGGTAACCGGATGGGGAGATGTGGATGCAGGCATCGCGGCAGTGTCCATTGATTATTACGAACTGGGATACCAGACCGGCGAAATGGCCTATGAGATTCTGGCCAACGGAAAGAAGCCGGGCGATATGGAAGTGCAGACGGCCAAATCCACACAGAAGACTTATAATAAAGAACTCTGTAAGGAACTGGGCATCAAGGTTCCGGATGGATACACAGCAGCTTAA
- a CDS encoding ABC transporter permease: protein MIVGALFQNLSLLSLLSSLPGAFAQGLIWGIVGLGVYISYKVLDIPDLTVDGSLATGGAVAVMCILHGCPPAVSLVIAFISGLAAGLLTGFFHTTLGIPDILAGILSQIALYSINLNIMGRSNQAVSVDMYRLVVSLRHIPHALVVSILFIIVIMILVYCFMGTEFGCALRSTGCNKNMSRAQGVNTNVAILVGLMLSNGLVGLAGGLLAQYQGNADVNMGRGAIVIGLAAVIIGLVLGEAIFGKRLNFIGKMAFVVIGAVIYYLVITVVLWLGLPSNDMKLFSAIIVAVFLAVPYLSGKKKASFKKAGKNKC from the coding sequence GTGATTGTTGGAGCATTATTTCAGAACCTCAGTCTGCTGTCTTTGCTGAGTTCCCTGCCGGGGGCCTTCGCACAGGGACTGATCTGGGGGATTGTCGGCTTGGGCGTATATATCAGTTACAAGGTACTGGATATTCCCGATCTGACGGTTGACGGGAGTCTGGCCACAGGAGGCGCGGTGGCGGTTATGTGCATTCTGCACGGATGTCCGCCGGCGGTTTCGCTGGTCATTGCATTTATTTCGGGACTGGCAGCAGGTCTGCTGACCGGTTTCTTTCATACCACACTGGGGATTCCGGATATTCTGGCAGGAATTCTGTCACAGATCGCCCTGTATTCCATTAACTTAAACATCATGGGCCGATCCAACCAGGCAGTCAGTGTCGATATGTACCGTCTGGTGGTTTCCCTGCGCCATATTCCGCATGCGCTGGTGGTATCCATCCTCTTTATCATTGTCATCATGATTCTGGTTTACTGCTTTATGGGAACAGAATTCGGATGCGCGCTGCGTTCCACCGGATGCAATAAAAACATGTCCCGGGCCCAGGGCGTGAATACCAATGTGGCCATTCTCGTGGGACTGATGCTGTCCAACGGCTTGGTGGGACTGGCCGGCGGCCTGCTGGCACAGTACCAGGGCAACGCGGACGTCAACATGGGCCGCGGCGCCATTGTCATCGGCCTGGCCGCAGTCATCATCGGACTGGTCTTAGGCGAGGCGATTTTCGGCAAACGCCTGAATTTTATCGGAAAGATGGCATTCGTGGTAATCGGCGCGGTGATTTACTATCTGGTAATTACCGTTGTGTTATGGCTGGGTCTGCCGTCCAATGACATGAAGCTGTTCTCTGCAATTATTGTAGCGGTGTTCCTTGCGGTACCGTATCTGAGCGGCAAGAAGAAAGCCTCATTCAAGAAAGCGGGGAAAAACAAATGTTAA
- a CDS encoding ABC transporter ATP-binding protein, giving the protein MLKIEHVCKTFNKGTINEKAALKDLNLELEKGDFVTVIGGNGAGKSTMLNMIAGVYPVDEGRILIDGTDITGQPDYRRAAYLGRVFQDPMMGTAADMELQENLAMAYRRGHRRGLRWGISAKEKKIYREHLASLGLGLEDRMTTKVGLLSGGQRQAVTLLMATLQQPKVLLLDEHTAALDPKTASKVLGLTESIIGENNLTSLMVTHNMRDAIRLGNRLIMMNEGHIIYDVKGEEKKGLQVSELLKKFEEASGSELANDRMILN; this is encoded by the coding sequence ATGTTAAAAATCGAACACGTCTGCAAGACATTTAATAAAGGAACCATAAACGAAAAAGCAGCTCTGAAAGATCTGAACCTGGAACTGGAAAAAGGTGATTTTGTTACCGTCATCGGCGGAAACGGAGCCGGCAAATCCACCATGCTGAATATGATCGCCGGTGTCTATCCGGTGGATGAGGGAAGGATTCTCATTGACGGCACGGATATCACCGGCCAGCCGGATTACCGGCGGGCGGCATATCTGGGACGGGTGTTCCAGGATCCGATGATGGGGACAGCAGCAGATATGGAACTGCAGGAAAATCTGGCCATGGCATACCGGAGAGGCCACAGACGGGGACTTCGCTGGGGAATTTCCGCAAAAGAGAAAAAGATCTACCGGGAGCACCTGGCTTCTCTGGGACTGGGATTGGAGGACCGTATGACGACAAAAGTGGGCCTTCTGTCCGGAGGACAGCGGCAGGCAGTGACTTTGCTGATGGCTACGCTGCAGCAGCCGAAGGTGCTGCTTCTGGATGAACATACCGCAGCGCTGGATCCGAAGACCGCTTCCAAGGTGCTGGGGCTGACCGAGAGCATCATCGGGGAAAACAACCTGACTTCCCTGATGGTGACCCACAATATGCGGGATGCCATCCGGCTGGGCAACCGCCTGATTATGATGAATGAAGGTCATATTATCTATGACGTCAAAGGGGAAGAAAAGAAAGGCCTGCAGGTTTCCGAACTTCTGAAAAAATTCGAAGAAGCCAGCGGAAGCGAACTGGCCAATGACCGTATGATCCTAAACTGA
- a CDS encoding DegV family protein codes for MKDIIISTESGSDLPQALISRYGFQVIPMHVILNSESHPDGLLPVEKIYEYYETTGKVPTTSAVNTTEYQEFFTRIRQEHPGCVIYHLAYSSTASSTYSNCSHAIRKFEDIYLIDTKSVSGGCTAHLVNTWKLIQQQKDTVSDYGALAAQIQALADRTVCHFIPGTLEYLKAGGRVSNAQYLGATLLNLKPLIEIDPDGRLITTKKYRGSMARVARRFLSDFTEKYNLKRDCLYLMFSKGLDQSILDYMKEFAYASGFESCEYVMTGGVISCHSGRGAIGLAGTLAD; via the coding sequence ATGAAAGACATCATTATCAGCACAGAAAGCGGATCTGATCTTCCGCAGGCACTCATCAGCCGTTACGGCTTCCAGGTCATTCCCATGCATGTGATCCTGAACTCCGAAAGCCACCCGGACGGCCTGCTTCCCGTCGAAAAGATCTACGAATACTACGAAACCACCGGCAAAGTGCCGACCACTTCTGCCGTCAATACTACGGAATATCAGGAATTTTTCACCCGGATCCGGCAGGAACATCCGGGATGCGTCATTTACCATCTCGCCTACTCCTCGACTGCCTCTTCCACTTATTCCAACTGCAGCCACGCCATCCGGAAGTTTGAGGATATCTACCTAATCGATACCAAAAGCGTCTCCGGCGGCTGCACTGCCCATCTGGTCAATACCTGGAAGCTCATCCAGCAGCAGAAAGACACCGTTTCCGATTACGGGGCCCTTGCGGCACAGATCCAGGCCCTGGCCGACCGCACCGTCTGTCACTTTATTCCCGGTACCCTGGAATATCTGAAAGCCGGCGGCCGGGTGTCCAATGCCCAGTATCTGGGAGCGACACTTCTGAACTTAAAGCCGCTCATTGAGATCGATCCGGATGGACGCCTGATCACTACAAAGAAATACCGGGGCTCCATGGCCCGGGTTGCCCGCAGATTTCTCAGTGATTTTACAGAAAAATACAATCTGAAGCGAGACTGCCTCTATCTGATGTTTTCCAAAGGTCTGGATCAGAGTATACTGGATTATATGAAGGAATTCGCATACGCGTCCGGATTTGAATCCTGCGAATATGTGATGACCGGCGGTGTGATCTCATGCCACAGCGGCAGAGGTGCCATCGGCCTGGCCGGCACACTGGCAGACTGA